ATGCGGAAAGTTCTCCTTCGTTACTGAGTTGGACAGCCGGAATAGTCAAAGCCTTTTGGAAAATTTTAAGAGATTTGGAGGGGGGTTGGTCGGCGAACTAATTGATCTGAAGTTTAATGTTACCCATTTTTCGGGCAAAAAAGCGGCATCGGCAGACTGGAAAGAAACGTCAGGTAGCTTTTGGCGGGTCTATTACCGGCTTATTTTCAAAGTGCGTCGGTTAATAACCAGAGAGAAAAGGGAATGGTGGTTATTTTTATCGTTATGGCTTCAGAAACCTTTATGGCCTTCTTTTATGATAAAATCACATTCGGTTCTTTCTTCATAACAAGGAAAATATATAAAAACTTCCTTAGCCTTCCCACAATCTGTACCCATTCATTATGGTCAAGACCTGCTTTCTTAATCGCGAATTCCAAGTCCTTGAGTCAACTGTCCGGTATGGAACTTTCCCAGGAACGGCCGAAAGATAAACCTCACGAGAGGCCAAACTTGAAAAACGCCGTACTCGTATTTCTTTTTGAGATTGACTTTAATTGGCGGATAGGGTTAAAATTAAATAGTTATATTAATATTAATTCTGGTTACCCCCCTGGACAAAAGGCAGGTCCATGAAAAAATCTGAGGAATTTTTGCCAGGATTGGAAGTTTGAGATGAAGATCGATGAGAAGATTTTGAAAGATATCGTTCAGCGTATATTGTCGGTTACTAAACCGGAACGAATCATTCTGTTTGGATCTGCGGCGATGGGCACTATGATCATCGACAGCGACATTGATTTATTGATTGTAGAGCCTGATTTCATAAACCAGCGGAAAGAAAACATTCGATTACGTTCTGCCCTGGGAGATATAGGGATTCCCGTAGATATTTTTGCTATGACTTCTGAAAGGTTTGATGAAACCAAGGATATAATTGGCGGATTAGCCTATCCGGCAAACAAATATGGGAAGGTAATCTATGAAATGTCCCGAAGAGGTGAAAGCGGAATTTACCCGAGAGTGGATCAGTAAGGCGGAAAGTGATCTCGCGGTCGCTCAACACCTGTATGAAGGGGGGGAACTTTACGGAGTTGAATATCGTTATCCGGGTGATTACCCTGATGTAACGATAGCGGAAGCTGCCAATGCTCTTTCCACGATTCGTCGTGTCCGAGATGTAATTCGATCCCCTGACTGCACTGGTCCTGAAATAAGAAAGGGTGTAGGGATCTTTCCCTTTCGATAGGTGGGCTTTGCTGATGAACTCCTTAGGGTCCGCTACTCTTCATTAAGAGTCTTTCAATGTAACCTCCAGAAAGATCCTGGCCGCCCTTCGCAGCAAAATTCAGTTTCAAGCGGATATCTCCAACATTTTTAGCGGCAGTGTCCGCCACGACAGGGATACGATATCCATTGATCCGGACAGCGCATTTTTTAAGAGCGCCGTCCCGGTCGAGGTTGGACCCATTCCCCGGATAAGTTTCAGGGTTCTGAGAACAATTGCTCGAATTGGCGGGAAGGCGCCTACTTGGGCTGAATTTTTGCGCGAGGCAGGGGGGATCATGCCGTCTTCCGCAAAGGCAGGACTTAATCGGCTTCTCCCCCCCCCGCTTGGTGTTTTACTCTAGCGGGGAATATCGATTCGTCAATCCGTTCTTCCATGCCTGGCTTTTGGTTTGGGAAGGTCAATTGTCTGAAACGGAACTATTGGCCGCTGGAGAGAAGGCAGGACGCCTTTAATTTTTTTCTGATTTAATAGGACTCCTTCGCTGATCCTGCCCCCCGAATACTACGGAGGCCACCATTTTTTTGTGGATCAGACGCTCAGGTTTTGATATAAAAGAGGCCGTAATATATTGCGGCTATTCTAAGGGTTGGAAACGGTATGAAACAATTGAAGAAATTACTATTCGATCTTTCGGCCAGGCGAGATTTCGTCCCGCAAGCCCTTTAGTCCAACGCCGAGCGTGAGTTTGCTTTTTCCAGACCCATGTTTGTAGTTTTCTTATGACGGAAGATCCCGGGAGAAGGAACATTTCATGAACAAGAATTCCCCTTTTAAAGAAGGAAACGCCGAAGAGCCGATTTATTTCGAACGTCTTTTATCCGAAGTGTCGGCAAAATACATAAACATGCCGATTGAAGAGATTGAGGGCATTGTTAGAAATGATTTTGGACGGCTTGCCGGTCTCCTTGGCGGTGATTCCTGCAACTTTCATCTATTCGATCAGGAAGCACAGGATTGGCTGACCCTATTCGATTCAGCGGAGAAGGTCTTTCTGTGGGCCCGCCGTGAGGAATTCGCCGATCAGTTAAGGAGCTTCAGAAGCCGGCCCGATTTTGCCGAGAAAATGGAATACATGTTTGAACAATGGGATAAGGGTGAATATGTCACCTATCCGTCTTCCGGCAAGAAATCAGAGAAAGCTGAAAAAATGGAGAATTATGTTTCTACCAGCGGTGTTATTTCTTTTATATCGGTCCCGATTATTGCTGCAGGGACAAAGTTGGGCGCTATCATA
This genomic interval from Deltaproteobacteria bacterium contains the following:
- a CDS encoding nucleotidyltransferase domain-containing protein, which produces MKIDEKILKDIVQRILSVTKPERIILFGSAAMGTMIIDSDIDLLIVEPDFINQRKENIRLRSALGDIGIPVDIFAMTSERFDETKDIIGGLAYPANKYGKVIYEMSRRGESGIYPRVDQ